The sequence CCGTACTCCAGGAACCGGTGGTGGAGGATCCCCTCACCGCGGGTGTCGGTGAGGAAGTCCGAGCGGTAGCCGAAGAGGCCGCGCGCGGGGACCTTGTACACCAGCCGGACCAGCCCCCCGCCGGGGTTCTTCATCTCCAGCATCTCGGCGCGGCGCTGGCCGAGCTTCTCGATCACCGGCCCCATGAGCCCCTCGGGGACGTCGATGGTGACCTCCTCGTACGGCTCCAGCACCTCGCCGCCGGGACCCTTCTTGAGGATCACGCGCGGGCGCGACACCGCGAACTCGTACCCCTCGCGGCGCATGGTCTCCATGAGGATCCCCAGGTGCAGTTCGCCCCGGCCGGACACGGTGAAGGTGTCCGCGGAGTCGGTGTCCTCCACCCGCAGCGCGACGTTGCGCTCCAGCTCCTTGTAGAGACGGTCGCGGAGCTGCCGCGAGGTGACGTACTTCCCTTCCCGCCCGGCGAAGGGCGACGTGTTCACCATCATGTCCACCGAGACGGTCGGCTCCTCCACCGCGATCCCTTCCATGGCCTCCGGGTGTTCGGGGTCGCAGACCGTCGCGCCGATCTCCACGTCGGGGATCCCCGCGATGGCGACCACGTCGCCCGCCCTCGCCGACTCCGTCTCCACGCGCTCCAGCCCCTCGAAGGAGAAGAGCTTGCTGATGCGGGCGCGGACGGGGGCGGCGCCTTCGTCCGCCCCGTGCTCCAGCACCACCAGGCCTTCGCCGACGCGTGCGACGCCGCGCTCGATGCGCCCGATGGCCAGGCGCCCCAGGTACGGCGAGTAGTCGATGGTGGAGACCAGCATCTGGAACGGCCCCTCCTCGTCGCTCTGCGGCGCGGGGATCGTCTCCAGGATGGTCTCGAAGAGCGGCGTCAGGTTCTGGCGCGCGTCGCGGGCGTGGCGCATGGCGACGCCCTCGCGGCCCACCGCGTAGAGGAACGGGCAGTCGAGCTGGTAGTCGTCCGCCTCCAGCTCCATGAACAGCTCCAGCACCTCGTCGTGCACGCGGGCCGGGTCGGCGTCGCCGCGGTCGATCTTGTTGATGACCACCACGGGCTGCAGCCCCAGCTCCAGCGCCTTGCGCGTGACGAAGCGGGTCTGCGGCATGGGGCCCTCGGCGGCGTCCACCAGCAGGACCACGCCGTCCACCATGCGGAGGATGCGCTCCACCTCGCCCCCGAAGTCGGAGTGGCCCGGGGTGTCGACGATGTTGATCTTGGTGTCGCCCCAGCGGACGGAGAGATTCTTCGCGAGGATGGTGATCCCCCGCTCGCGCTCCAGCGGGTTGGAGTCCATCACCCGGTCCTGCACGTGCTGGTTCTCGCGGAAGGTCCCGGCCTGGCGGAGCATGTGGTCCACGAGGGTCGTCTTCCCGTGGTCGACGTGCGCGATGATTGCGATGTTGCGGATCGACATGCTCTATCCCTCGGACCCGGGGGTCTGGATGGTCGGTGAAGGTCGCCCCAAACGAACCGCGGGCGCCTCGACGGAGGTGCCCGCGCTCGAAAGCAGCCATGTAAAATAATGA comes from Longimicrobiaceae bacterium and encodes:
- the typA gene encoding translational GTPase TypA gives rise to the protein MSIRNIAIIAHVDHGKTTLVDHMLRQAGTFRENQHVQDRVMDSNPLERERGITILAKNLSVRWGDTKINIVDTPGHSDFGGEVERILRMVDGVVLLVDAAEGPMPQTRFVTRKALELGLQPVVVINKIDRGDADPARVHDEVLELFMELEADDYQLDCPFLYAVGREGVAMRHARDARQNLTPLFETILETIPAPQSDEEGPFQMLVSTIDYSPYLGRLAIGRIERGVARVGEGLVVLEHGADEGAAPVRARISKLFSFEGLERVETESARAGDVVAIAGIPDVEIGATVCDPEHPEAMEGIAVEEPTVSVDMMVNTSPFAGREGKYVTSRQLRDRLYKELERNVALRVEDTDSADTFTVSGRGELHLGILMETMRREGYEFAVSRPRVILKKGPGGEVLEPYEEVTIDVPEGLMGPVIEKLGQRRAEMLEMKNPGGGLVRLVYKVPARGLFGYRSDFLTDTRGEGILHHRFLEYGPYVGPMSNRNRGVLVSMVDGESIAFALGNLQERSTFFIAPGVAVYEGMIVGENSRPGDMEVNVAKGKKLTNMRASGSDDNILLEPPRQMTLEDAMGYIADDELIEVTPKSLRLRKRLLNASDRKKASRASA